Proteins from one uncultured Fusobacterium sp. genomic window:
- a CDS encoding EutN/CcmL family microcompartment protein, translating to MFLAKVVGKVVSTTKDEGLNGKKVLVVAPIDMDGNVISDKRVVSIDSVGAGIGDQVLVTTGSVSAYPFAENGAVAIDSAIVAIIDTIEKN from the coding sequence ATGTTTTTAGCAAAGGTAGTAGGAAAAGTAGTTTCTACAACAAAAGATGAAGGATTAAATGGGAAAAAAGTCCTTGTAGTAGCTCCAATAGATATGGATGGAAATGTGATCAGCGATAAAAGAGTTGTGAGCATTGATAGTGTGGGAGCAGGAATAGGAGATCAAGTTTTAGTAACTACTGGAAGTGTATCTGCTTATCCTTTTGCTGAAAATGGAGCAGTAGCTATTGATTCTGCTATTGTTGCAATAATAGATACAATAGAAAAAAATTAG
- a CDS encoding flavoprotein gives MDFNLMVDYIVQEVLKKIAEESITKKKKGLVIVNGGTANLEQVLVELERIKKEYDIEVVFSEAGKKVVGEERFKDFDIKKDVTMGNCNSLINDSEIILLPLLTKNTCAKVAVGIRDNLSTYIISKAILAGKKIVAVYDSCIVKPDNEYGKQLNLNIKKLQSYGITFVESKDLADYVLKEQRKEVLNLKNKKIITADDIFGIENKKVIISKDTIITILAKEKAQENGVVFELEK, from the coding sequence ATGGACTTTAATCTTATGGTAGATTATATAGTACAAGAAGTACTAAAGAAAATAGCAGAAGAAAGTATTACTAAAAAGAAAAAAGGATTAGTAATAGTCAATGGTGGAACTGCTAATCTTGAACAAGTTCTAGTAGAATTAGAAAGAATAAAAAAAGAGTATGATATAGAAGTAGTTTTTTCAGAAGCTGGAAAAAAAGTTGTAGGGGAAGAGAGATTTAAAGATTTTGATATAAAAAAAGATGTGACAATGGGAAATTGTAACTCCTTAATAAATGATAGTGAAATCATCCTTTTACCACTATTAACTAAAAATACTTGTGCAAAAGTAGCAGTAGGAATAAGAGATAATCTATCTACTTATATAATTTCAAAAGCAATTTTAGCTGGAAAGAAAATTGTAGCTGTATATGATTCATGTATAGTAAAACCAGATAATGAATATGGAAAACAACTAAATTTAAATATAAAAAAATTACAAAGCTATGGAATAACTTTTGTAGAGAGCAAAGACTTAGCTGATTATGTTCTAAAAGAACAAAGAAAAGAAGTATTAAATTTAAAAAATAAAAAAATTATTACAGCAGATGATATTTTTGGAATAGAAAATAAAAAGGTAATAATTTCAAAAGATACTATTATTACAATATTAGCAAAAGAGAAAGCTCAAGAAAATGGAGTAGTTTTTGAACTAGAAAAATAG
- a CDS encoding phosphate propanoyltransferase, producing MKSLESTLREVLSEVISDEVVVGVSNRHIHLSQEDLDKLFGKGYTLSKMKNMKQPGQFASKETVTIEGPKGKFEGVRILGPVRKETQVEISISDSFKLGVKPPIRESGKLDNTPGIKIIGPKGTVVKEKGVIVAGRHIHMPKFIADIRGYKDGEIVKVETSGERKTVLYNVLLRVGSNMAKEIHLDMDEANASGLKNDDYVKIIRD from the coding sequence ATGAAATCATTAGAGAGTACATTGAGAGAGGTTTTAAGTGAAGTTATCTCTGATGAGGTGGTAGTTGGAGTTTCTAATAGACACATTCACCTTTCTCAAGAGGACTTAGATAAGCTTTTTGGAAAAGGATATACTCTTTCTAAAATGAAAAATATGAAGCAACCTGGACAGTTTGCTTCAAAGGAAACAGTAACTATAGAAGGACCTAAAGGGAAATTTGAAGGGGTAAGAATATTAGGACCTGTAAGAAAAGAGACTCAGGTTGAAATATCTATATCTGATAGTTTTAAATTAGGTGTAAAACCTCCTATAAGAGAATCAGGAAAATTAGATAATACTCCTGGAATAAAAATAATAGGACCAAAGGGAACTGTTGTAAAAGAAAAAGGAGTAATAGTAGCTGGAAGACATATACATATGCCAAAATTTATAGCTGATATAAGAGGATATAAAGATGGTGAGATAGTAAAAGTAGAGACTTCTGGTGAAAGAAAGACAGTATTATACAATGTACTTTTAAGAGTAGGAAGCAATATGGCTAAAGAGATACATTTAGATATGGATGAAGCTAATGCTTCTGGACTTAAAAATGATGATTATGTAAAAATAATAAGGGACTAA
- the pduA gene encoding propanediol utilization microcompartment protein PduA: MGNALGLIETKGLVGAIEAADAMTKSANVELVGYEKIGSGLVTVMVRGDVGAVKAAVDAGAAAAERVGKVESVHVIPRPHTDTEKLLPKLVK; encoded by the coding sequence ATGGGAAACGCATTAGGATTAATAGAAACTAAAGGACTTGTAGGAGCTATAGAAGCAGCAGATGCTATGACAAAATCAGCAAACGTTGAATTAGTAGGATATGAAAAAATAGGATCAGGATTAGTAACAGTAATGGTAAGAGGAGACGTTGGAGCAGTAAAAGCAGCAGTAGATGCTGGAGCAGCTGCAGCTGAAAGAGTTGGAAAAGTAGAATCAGTTCATGTAATTCCTAGACCACATACAGATACAGAAAAATTACTTCCAAAATTAGTTAAATAG
- a CDS encoding BMC domain-containing protein — protein MISSLGLIEVVGLVGAIEAGDTAVKAANVRLIGLELTKGGGMVTVKIEGEVSAVKAAVDAAVMAAEKLTTVVSKLVIARPSVEVGKMVEPTEETEEKTTEVVEEESVEKVEEVKEETQEQQVELKEEKVEEVLEGEKIEPTTKKTRRK, from the coding sequence ATGATAAGTTCACTAGGATTAATAGAAGTAGTTGGACTAGTAGGAGCTATAGAAGCTGGAGATACTGCAGTAAAAGCAGCTAATGTAAGATTAATAGGACTTGAACTTACAAAAGGTGGAGGAATGGTTACTGTTAAGATTGAAGGAGAAGTATCTGCAGTAAAAGCAGCAGTAGATGCAGCAGTTATGGCAGCTGAAAAACTAACTACAGTTGTAAGTAAATTAGTAATAGCAAGACCTTCTGTTGAAGTGGGAAAAATGGTAGAACCTACTGAAGAAACAGAAGAAAAAACAACAGAAGTTGTTGAGGAAGAGTCAGTAGAAAAAGTAGAAGAAGTAAAAGAGGAAACTCAAGAGCAACAAGTAGAATTAAAAGAGGAAAAAGTAGAGGAAGTTTTAGAAGGAGAAAAAATAGAACCTACTACTAAAAAAACTAGAAGAAAGTAA
- a CDS encoding glycerol dehydratase reactivase beta/small subunit family protein encodes MERRQKEKIGINVFYSSKIELNERLSNILWGIEEEEIPYILQSFEEDDAKKLGHKGAKESKLQVGIGIGKDEITLYHEKLALDKPLFKYSIDSNTDILRALGVNGARLIKGNPFIIPEKTGGER; translated from the coding sequence ATGGAAAGAAGGCAAAAAGAGAAAATAGGAATAAATGTATTTTATTCTTCAAAAATAGAGTTAAATGAAAGATTGAGTAATATTTTATGGGGAATTGAAGAGGAAGAGATACCATATATACTACAAAGTTTTGAGGAAGATGATGCTAAGAAATTAGGTCATAAGGGGGCTAAAGAATCAAAACTTCAAGTAGGTATTGGAATAGGAAAAGATGAAATTACTCTTTATCATGAAAAACTAGCTTTAGATAAACCATTATTTAAATATAGTATTGATAGTAATACAGATATCCTAAGAGCTTTGGGAGTTAATGGGGCTAGATTAATAAAAGGAAATCCATTTATTATCCCAGAGAAGACAGGAGGAGAAAGATGA
- a CDS encoding diol dehydratase reactivase subunit alpha: MKLIVGIDIGNATTESTLAEVNGKEIKVLSSGIAKTTGIKGTKENVKGVFSSLNEAFKKAGRDMSELALVRINEAAPVIGDVAMETITETIITESTMIGHNPTTPGGAGIGVGISTPIENIDSSMIGKEIIALISKKTDFQDAANIINSWVEKGVEIKGAIAQKDDAVLINNRLVKKIPIVDEVLYFEKIPLNMLTALEVAEKGKVISMLSNPYGIATLFKLNSEETKMIVPISRALIGNRSAVVIKTPKGDVKSRIIPAGSIHIAGMAKNREIPVDKGAEEIMEALEVCYPISDIWGETGTNAGGMLEKVRIVMAQLTNQDPKNIKIQDLLAVNTFVPKKVKGGIAEEFSMENAIGLAAMVKADRLQMEMIANDLQEKLQKKVVVGGVEAEMAILGALTTPGTNKPLAIIDMGAGSTDASVITREGRIASCHLAGAGNMVTMLIDKELGLGNFDLAEDIKKYPLAKVESLFHIRHEDGSVQFFDETLDPRTFARVVILKEGAMIPLEIDEPIEKIKRVRRDAKEKVFVVNAIRALKKVTPSGNIRDIDHVVLVGGSALDFEVPQMVTDKLSYYGVVAGRGNIRGVEGPRNAVATGLALSHEED; encoded by the coding sequence ATGAAACTTATTGTAGGGATAGATATTGGAAATGCAACAACAGAGAGTACTTTGGCAGAAGTAAATGGAAAAGAGATAAAAGTTTTGAGTAGTGGAATAGCTAAGACTACTGGAATAAAGGGAACTAAAGAGAATGTAAAGGGGGTTTTCTCTTCTTTAAATGAAGCTTTTAAAAAAGCTGGAAGAGATATGTCAGAATTAGCTTTAGTTAGAATAAATGAAGCAGCTCCAGTAATTGGTGATGTTGCTATGGAAACTATTACAGAAACTATAATAACAGAATCTACTATGATAGGTCATAATCCTACTACTCCAGGAGGGGCAGGAATAGGAGTAGGTATATCTACTCCTATTGAAAATATAGATAGTTCTATGATAGGAAAAGAGATAATAGCTTTAATTTCTAAGAAAACAGATTTCCAAGATGCAGCTAATATTATAAATAGTTGGGTGGAAAAAGGAGTAGAAATAAAAGGGGCTATTGCTCAAAAAGATGATGCTGTTCTTATAAATAATAGATTAGTAAAGAAAATACCAATTGTAGATGAAGTATTATATTTTGAAAAAATACCTTTAAACATGTTAACAGCTTTAGAAGTAGCTGAAAAAGGAAAAGTTATTTCAATGCTTTCTAATCCATATGGAATAGCTACTTTATTCAAATTAAATTCAGAAGAAACAAAGATGATAGTTCCTATATCTAGAGCTTTAATAGGAAATAGATCAGCAGTTGTAATAAAAACACCTAAGGGGGATGTAAAATCAAGAATTATACCAGCAGGATCTATTCATATAGCAGGTATGGCTAAAAATAGAGAGATTCCTGTTGATAAGGGAGCAGAAGAGATAATGGAAGCATTAGAAGTATGTTATCCTATATCTGATATATGGGGAGAAACAGGAACTAATGCAGGGGGAATGTTAGAAAAAGTAAGAATTGTTATGGCACAACTTACTAATCAAGATCCTAAAAATATTAAAATCCAAGATTTACTAGCAGTAAATACTTTTGTTCCTAAGAAAGTAAAAGGTGGAATTGCTGAAGAGTTTTCTATGGAAAATGCAATAGGGTTGGCTGCAATGGTTAAAGCGGATAGATTACAAATGGAAATGATAGCTAATGATTTACAAGAAAAACTTCAGAAGAAAGTTGTAGTTGGAGGAGTAGAGGCTGAGATGGCAATCTTAGGAGCTCTAACAACTCCAGGAACAAATAAACCACTAGCTATAATAGATATGGGAGCTGGATCAACAGATGCTTCTGTAATTACAAGAGAAGGAAGAATAGCTTCTTGCCATTTAGCAGGAGCTGGAAATATGGTAACAATGTTGATAGATAAAGAGTTGGGATTAGGTAATTTTGATTTAGCTGAAGATATTAAAAAATATCCATTAGCTAAAGTAGAAAGCTTATTCCATATTAGACATGAAGATGGAAGTGTTCAATTCTTTGATGAGACATTAGATCCAAGAACTTTTGCAAGAGTGGTAATTTTAAAAGAAGGAGCAATGATTCCTTTAGAAATTGATGAACCAATTGAAAAAATAAAAAGAGTAAGAAGAGATGCAAAAGAAAAAGTATTTGTAGTAAATGCTATAAGAGCCTTAAAGAAAGTTACTCCAAGTGGAAATATAAGAGACATTGATCATGTGGTATTAGTAGGAGGTTCAGCACTAGACTTTGAGGTTCCTCAAATGGTTACAGATAAATTATCTTATTATGGGGTTGTAGCTGGTAGAGGAAATATAAGAGGAGTAGAGGGACCAAGAAATGCAGTAGCTACAGGATTAGCTCTTTCTCATGAGGAGGACTAA
- a CDS encoding diol dehydratase small subunit, with product MDQQLLEKMIREVMLSMAKGESVNTNTVTKTCGTTTKDDYPLSKKKADVVKSATGKKLDEFTMENVMNGTIGAADCRIAPETLEMQAQVAESVNRHSFARNLRRAAELIAIPDARILEIYNSLRPYRSTKAELLAIADELEGKYNAKVNAAFVREAAELYEKRDRLRKD from the coding sequence TTGGACCAACAATTACTTGAAAAAATGATAAGAGAAGTTATGCTTTCTATGGCTAAAGGAGAAAGTGTTAATACTAATACAGTAACAAAAACTTGTGGAACAACTACTAAGGATGATTATCCATTAAGTAAGAAAAAAGCAGACGTTGTAAAATCAGCTACTGGAAAGAAACTAGATGAATTTACAATGGAAAATGTAATGAACGGAACAATAGGAGCAGCTGACTGTAGAATAGCTCCTGAAACACTAGAGATGCAAGCTCAAGTTGCTGAAAGTGTAAATAGACACTCTTTTGCAAGAAACTTAAGAAGAGCAGCTGAGTTAATAGCTATACCAGATGCTAGAATACTAGAAATTTATAACAGCTTAAGACCTTATAGATCAACAAAAGCAGAATTATTAGCTATAGCTGATGAATTGGAAGGAAAATACAATGCAAAAGTAAATGCAGCTTTTGTAAGAGAAGCAGCAGAACTTTATGAAAAGAGAGATAGATTAAGAAAAGATTAA
- a CDS encoding propanediol/glycerol family dehydratase medium subunit: protein MQLNENEIRGIIEEVIKRYAGQEAATPTPVKEEKKVVTSGNLVIEEVGEAKKSTKSDEVVIALAPAFGKFQTETITHIPHVDVLKELMAGIEEEGLTPRVIRVLRTSDVSILANDGAKLSGSGIGIGIQSKGTTVIHQKDLFPLTNLELFPQAPLLEREHYRMIGKNAAKYAKGETPKPVPQMNDQMARPKYQAIAALLHIKETEHVVVNAKPVELKVSFK from the coding sequence ATGCAACTTAATGAAAATGAAATCAGAGGAATAATTGAAGAAGTTATAAAAAGATATGCAGGACAGGAAGCAGCTACTCCTACTCCAGTAAAAGAGGAGAAAAAAGTAGTTACTTCTGGAAATTTAGTTATAGAAGAAGTTGGAGAAGCTAAGAAAAGCACTAAGAGTGATGAAGTTGTTATAGCTTTAGCTCCAGCATTTGGAAAATTCCAAACTGAAACAATCACTCATATTCCACATGTGGATGTATTAAAAGAATTAATGGCAGGAATAGAAGAAGAGGGATTAACACCAAGAGTAATAAGAGTTTTAAGAACTTCAGACGTATCAATTCTTGCTAATGATGGTGCAAAATTAAGTGGTTCAGGAATAGGAATAGGAATACAATCTAAAGGAACAACAGTAATTCATCAAAAAGACTTGTTCCCATTAACAAACCTAGAATTATTCCCACAAGCTCCACTTTTAGAGAGAGAGCACTACAGAATGATAGGAAAAAATGCTGCTAAATATGCAAAAGGAGAAACTCCAAAACCAGTTCCTCAAATGAATGACCAAATGGCTAGACCTAAATATCAAGCTATTGCAGCATTATTACATATTAAAGAAACTGAACATGTAGTAGTAAATGCTAAACCAGTAGAATTAAAAGTAAGTTTCAAATAA
- a CDS encoding propanediol/glycerol family dehydratase large subunit yields the protein MRSKRFEILGARPVNKDGYVKEWPEVGLIAMNSPLDPKPSVKVVDGKIVELDGKKREDFDLLDYFIADYGIVVENAEKVMAMDSLEIARKLVDINVSRDEILKITLSMTPAKVAEVMGKMTVLEMMMAVNKMRARKTPSNQCHVTNLKDNPVQIAADAAEASLRGFAEEETTVAVTRYAPFNAISLLVGSQVGRPGILTQCSVEEATELLLGMRGLTAYAETVSVYGTEPVFIDGDDTPWSKSFLASAYASRGLKMRYTSGSGSEVLMGYAEGCSMLYLEARCLFITKGAGVQGIQNGSVSCVGVPGAVPSGVREILAENLVAMMLDLECASSNDQTFTHSDLRRVARSLMQMIPGTDFICSGYSSTPNYDNMFAGSNWDAEDYDDWNIIQRDLKIDAGLKPVKEEDVVRARNKAARAIQAVFDALGLPEITDAEVEAATYAHGSKDMPERDMVADMKAATEMMERGITGMDVVKALKTKGFDDVASDLLKLMKLRVAGDHLHTSAILDRDFNVISAVNDRNDYSGPGTGYQISAERWEELSNIENAVDASKIK from the coding sequence GGTGCAAGACCTGTTAATAAAGATGGATATGTAAAAGAGTGGCCAGAAGTAGGATTAATAGCAATGAACTCTCCTCTAGATCCAAAACCAAGTGTTAAAGTTGTAGATGGAAAAATAGTTGAATTAGATGGAAAGAAAAGAGAGGACTTTGACCTACTAGATTATTTTATAGCAGATTATGGAATAGTTGTAGAAAATGCTGAAAAAGTAATGGCTATGGATTCACTAGAAATAGCTAGAAAACTTGTAGATATCAATGTTTCAAGAGATGAAATATTAAAAATAACTTTATCTATGACTCCAGCAAAAGTTGCAGAAGTTATGGGAAAAATGACAGTTTTAGAGATGATGATGGCAGTTAATAAGATGAGAGCAAGAAAAACTCCTTCTAACCAATGTCACGTTACAAACTTAAAAGATAACCCAGTTCAAATAGCAGCAGATGCAGCTGAAGCATCATTAAGAGGATTTGCTGAAGAAGAAACTACAGTTGCTGTAACAAGATATGCACCATTTAACGCAATATCTTTACTTGTAGGATCACAAGTTGGTAGACCAGGAATCTTAACTCAATGTTCAGTAGAGGAAGCAACAGAATTATTATTAGGAATGAGAGGACTTACAGCTTATGCAGAAACTGTATCAGTTTATGGAACTGAACCAGTATTTATAGATGGAGACGATACTCCATGGTCTAAATCTTTCTTAGCATCAGCTTATGCTTCAAGAGGATTAAAAATGAGATATACATCTGGAAGTGGATCAGAAGTATTAATGGGATATGCAGAAGGATGTTCAATGCTATATCTAGAAGCTCGTTGCTTATTTATAACTAAAGGAGCAGGAGTTCAAGGAATTCAAAACGGATCAGTAAGCTGTGTTGGAGTTCCAGGAGCTGTTCCAAGTGGAGTAAGAGAGATCTTAGCAGAAAACTTAGTAGCTATGATGCTAGACCTAGAATGTGCTTCAAGTAATGACCAAACATTTACTCACTCAGACTTAAGAAGAGTAGCAAGATCACTTATGCAAATGATTCCAGGAACTGACTTTATCTGTTCTGGATATAGTTCAACACCTAACTATGACAACATGTTTGCTGGATCAAACTGGGATGCTGAAGACTATGATGACTGGAATATAATTCAAAGAGACCTTAAGATAGATGCTGGATTAAAACCAGTTAAAGAAGAGGATGTAGTAAGAGCTAGAAATAAAGCAGCAAGAGCTATTCAAGCAGTATTTGATGCTTTAGGATTACCAGAAATTACAGATGCAGAAGTAGAAGCTGCAACTTATGCTCATGGAAGTAAGGATATGCCTGAAAGAGATATGGTAGCAGATATGAAAGCTGCAACTGAAATGATGGAAAGAGGAATTACTGGAATGGATGTAGTAAAAGCTCTTAAAACTAAAGGATTTGATGATGTTGCATCAGACCTATTAAAACTTATGAAATTAAGAGTAGCAGGAGACCACTTACATACATCTGCAATTCTAGATAGAGACTTTAATGTAATTAGTGCAGTTAATGATAGAAATGATTATAGTGGACCTGGAACAGGATATCAAATTTCTGCTGAAAGATGGGAAGAACTTTCAAATATTGAAAATGCAGTAGATGCATCAAAAATCAAATAG